A window of the Chaetodon trifascialis isolate fChaTrf1 chromosome 9, fChaTrf1.hap1, whole genome shotgun sequence genome harbors these coding sequences:
- the nudt8 gene encoding mitochondrial coenzyme A diphosphatase NUDT8 isoform X1: MLRVPQILSCPIRPLLLLRESHLAAFPEHTGAGWQAARPAKKRRYDGIHGSKEGSLLSAETASCSTQLSLLSLDCDNQHLSKASYQKLESKSILSSHHQPPQISACAKAKQVSDSWKCTVVEDLGQNLQAVSTYQDCFSRITCLQPWRTPWDICQPSLSFTNKTHLVSHLCHREQFVRSFSLSTCTSWILNHFQSKPQSSSITFHQTRAVHQTAPQAADAWRDCLSPENESRCRQSLGPNLKLYEADNGRQGVSQSQGKNQAKWASVLVSLCSVEDEPAFLFTLRSSALKGRHKGDVCFAGGKRDPSDRDVVTTALREAREELGLNVATERVWGILKPLRDMSGMMIAPVLANLGPLEELSFKPNPAEVEEIFTLSLSHLCNPQNRGYTHFRTGDKYVYTLPVFRNGKHRVWGLTAIALDHTLKLIVPS; the protein is encoded by the exons ATGTTGAGGGTCCCTCAGATCTTGAGTTGTCCCATTAGGCCACTGTTGCTGCTGAGAGAATCCCACCTGGCTGCTTTCCCTGAGCACACCGGGGCTGGATGGCAGGCTGCAAGACCAGCGAAGAAAAGGAGATATGACGGGATCCATGGAAGTAAGGAGGGATCGTTACTGTCCGCAGAGACTGCATCCTGTTCAACACAGCTGTCTTTATTGAGTTTGGACTGTGATAATCAGCATCTGAGCAAGGCTTCATATCAAAAGCTTGAGTCCAAATCCATTTTGTCCAGCCATCATCAACCCCCTCAGATTTCTGCCTGTGCAAAGGCCAAGCAAGTTTCTGATTCTTGGAAATGCACCGTAGTGGAAGATTTAGGTCAAAACCTCCAAGCTGTGAGTACTTACCAGGACTGTTTTAGCCGCATAACTTGCCTTCAACCCTGGAGAACGCCTTGGGACATTTGCCAGCCTTCACTCAGTTTCACCAACAAGACTCATTTAGTCAGTCATTTATGTCACAGAGAGCAATTTGTTAGATCTTTCAGCTTGTCCACATGTACGTCATGGATTTTGAACCACTTTCAAAGTAAGCCACAATCCTCCAGCATCACTTTTCACCAAACCAGAGCTGTTCACCAGACTGCCCCTCAGGCAGCAGATGCCTGGAGAGACTGTCTGTCCCCGGAGAATGAAAGCAGATGTCGACAGAGCCTGGGCCCCAACTTGAAGCTGTACGAGGCGGACAATGGGAGACAGGGGGTGAGTCAGAGCCAAGGAAAGAATCAGGCGAAATGGGCATCAGTCCtggtctctctctgctctgttgagGACGAGCCGGCGTTTCTCTTCACTCTGCGCTCCAGCGCGCTGAAGGGCAGGCACAAGGGCGATGTCTG CTTTGCAGGAGGAAAGCGTGATCCATCTGACAGAGATGTGGTGACCACAGCCTTGAGGGAAGCCAGGGAGGAGCTGGGTCTTAATGTGGCAACGGAGAGGGTCTGGGGCATCCTGAAGCCTCTCAGGGACATG TCAGGGATGATGATTGCTCCTGTGCTGGCGAACCTTGGTCCCCTAGAGGAGTTGTCCTTCAAACCAAACCCTGCAGAG GTGGAGGAGATTTTCACCCTGTCCTTATCCCACTTGTGCAACCCTCAGAACCGTGGCTACACACACTTCCGCACTGGTGACAAATATGTATACACCCTCCCAGTGTTTCGCAATGGGAAGCATCGTGTTTGGGGCCTGACGGCCATTGCACTAGACCACACGCTGAAACTCATCGTCCCTTCTTAG
- the nudt8 gene encoding mitochondrial coenzyme A diphosphatase NUDT8 isoform X3 yields MSGGKRDPSDRDVVTTALREAREELGLNVATERVWGILKPLRDMSGMMIAPVLANLGPLEELSFKPNPAEVEEIFTLSLSHLCNPQNRGYTHFRTGDKYVYTLPVFRNGKHRVWGLTAIALDHTLKLIVPS; encoded by the exons ATGTCTG GAGGAAAGCGTGATCCATCTGACAGAGATGTGGTGACCACAGCCTTGAGGGAAGCCAGGGAGGAGCTGGGTCTTAATGTGGCAACGGAGAGGGTCTGGGGCATCCTGAAGCCTCTCAGGGACATG TCAGGGATGATGATTGCTCCTGTGCTGGCGAACCTTGGTCCCCTAGAGGAGTTGTCCTTCAAACCAAACCCTGCAGAG GTGGAGGAGATTTTCACCCTGTCCTTATCCCACTTGTGCAACCCTCAGAACCGTGGCTACACACACTTCCGCACTGGTGACAAATATGTATACACCCTCCCAGTGTTTCGCAATGGGAAGCATCGTGTTTGGGGCCTGACGGCCATTGCACTAGACCACACGCTGAAACTCATCGTCCCTTCTTAG
- the nudt8 gene encoding mitochondrial coenzyme A diphosphatase NUDT8 isoform X2, whose product MLRVPQILSCPIRPLLLLRESHLAAFPEHTGAGWQAARPAKKRRYDGIHGSKEGSLLSAETASCSTQLSLLSLDCDNQHLSKASYQKLESKSILSSHHQPPQISACAKAKQVSDSWKCTVVEDLGQNLQAVSTYQDCFSRITCLQPWRTPWDICQPSLSFTNKTHLVSHLCHREQFVRSFSLSTCTSWILNHFQSKPQSSSITFHQTRAVHQTAPQAADAWRDCLSPENESRCRQSLGPNLKLYEADNGRQGVSQSQGKNQAKWASVLVSLCSVEDEPAFLFTLRSSALKGRHKGDVWRKA is encoded by the exons ATGTTGAGGGTCCCTCAGATCTTGAGTTGTCCCATTAGGCCACTGTTGCTGCTGAGAGAATCCCACCTGGCTGCTTTCCCTGAGCACACCGGGGCTGGATGGCAGGCTGCAAGACCAGCGAAGAAAAGGAGATATGACGGGATCCATGGAAGTAAGGAGGGATCGTTACTGTCCGCAGAGACTGCATCCTGTTCAACACAGCTGTCTTTATTGAGTTTGGACTGTGATAATCAGCATCTGAGCAAGGCTTCATATCAAAAGCTTGAGTCCAAATCCATTTTGTCCAGCCATCATCAACCCCCTCAGATTTCTGCCTGTGCAAAGGCCAAGCAAGTTTCTGATTCTTGGAAATGCACCGTAGTGGAAGATTTAGGTCAAAACCTCCAAGCTGTGAGTACTTACCAGGACTGTTTTAGCCGCATAACTTGCCTTCAACCCTGGAGAACGCCTTGGGACATTTGCCAGCCTTCACTCAGTTTCACCAACAAGACTCATTTAGTCAGTCATTTATGTCACAGAGAGCAATTTGTTAGATCTTTCAGCTTGTCCACATGTACGTCATGGATTTTGAACCACTTTCAAAGTAAGCCACAATCCTCCAGCATCACTTTTCACCAAACCAGAGCTGTTCACCAGACTGCCCCTCAGGCAGCAGATGCCTGGAGAGACTGTCTGTCCCCGGAGAATGAAAGCAGATGTCGACAGAGCCTGGGCCCCAACTTGAAGCTGTACGAGGCGGACAATGGGAGACAGGGGGTGAGTCAGAGCCAAGGAAAGAATCAGGCGAAATGGGCATCAGTCCtggtctctctctgctctgttgagGACGAGCCGGCGTTTCTCTTCACTCTGCGCTCCAGCGCGCTGAAGGGCAGGCACAAGGGCGATGTCTG GAGGAAAGCGTGA